The following are from one region of the Phyllostomus discolor isolate MPI-MPIP mPhyDis1 chromosome 9, mPhyDis1.pri.v3, whole genome shotgun sequence genome:
- the TCF15 gene encoding transcription factor 15: MAFALLRPVGAHVLYPDVRLLSEDEENRSESDASDQSFGCCEGLEAARRGPGPGGGRRTGGGAGPVVVVRQRQAANARERDRTQSVNTAFTALRTLIPTEPVDRKLSKIETLRLASSYIAHLANVLLLGDAADDGQPCFRAAGSGKNAVPATPDGGRQPRSICTFCLSNQRKGGGRRDLGGSCLKARGVAPLRVPRR; encoded by the exons ATGGCGTTCGCGCTGCTGCGCCCCGTCGGCGCGCACGTGCTGTACCCAGACGTGCGGCTGCTGAGCGAGGACGAGGAGAACCGCAGCGAGAGCGACGCCTCTGACCAGTCTTTCGGCTGCTGCGAGGGCCTGGAGGCGGCGCGACGCGGcccgggccccgggggcgggcggCGGACGGGTGGCGGCGCGGGCCCGGTGGTTGTGGTGAGACAGCGACAGGCAGCCAATGCGCGGGAGCGGGACCGCACACAGAGCGTGAACACGGCCTTCACGGCGCTACGCACGCTCATCCCTACTGAGCCGGTGGACCGCAAGTTGTCCAAGATAGAGACCTTGCGCCTGGCGTCCAGCTACATCGCGCACCTGGCCAACGTGCTGCTGCTGGGCGACGCGGCCGACGACGGGCAGCCGTGCTTCCGAGCCGCCGGCAGTGGCAAGAACGCGGTCCCCGCCACCCCCGACGGCGGCCGCCAGCCACGCTCCATCTGCACATTCTGCCTCAGCAACCAGCGCAAGGGG GGTGGCCGCCGTGACCTGGGAGGCAGCTGCTTAAAGGCGAGGGGGGTGGCCCCTCTTCGGGTACCGCGGAGATGA